In the genome of Vicia villosa cultivar HV-30 ecotype Madison, WI linkage group LG7, Vvil1.0, whole genome shotgun sequence, one region contains:
- the LOC131618511 gene encoding protein ENHANCED PSEUDOMONAS SUSCEPTIBILITY 1-like, translated as MSSIQILSTSTIHAPNHLNDHTIDLTPWDLQFLPFGYNQTGLLYHNPFDLDATNQIQHFKNSLSSTLDFFHLFTGRLEIKQHEDNTISCSIKCNNKGALFVHALAKNISVSDILKPTNFHLPPIHHSLFSLNGVKNYEGTSQPLLAIQVTKLVDGVFVGFTLNHVVGDGKSFCHFSNSLAEISKGCHKISKLPIYERWFPIDIEYPIRFPFTIEPQNSYSHNEGIKLNLPERLFHFTKENIAKLKFKANLEAGAKKLSSLQAVFTHIWRSFVRSRKLDKQTEVSFVLDIGVRPRLIPPLHEDYFGNAVIDCVVTMQAGELLEDGGLGKGALKMNKMIALHSNEKLKSGYRNWLVTPSFIVTPDDVVNNNSLVIGSSPWFDVFVNDFGWGKPVGVRSGSSNKRSGKVYVYAGVEEGSMDLEVCLPNENLEAIGNDPEFMDYASNYCGF; from the coding sequence ATGAGTTCCATCCAAATCCTCTCCACCTCTACAATCCATGCACCAAATCACTTAAATGACCATACAATCGATCTAACACCATGGGATCTACAATTCCTCCCATTTGGATACAATCAAACTGGTCTTCTTTATCACAACCCTTTCGACTTAGATGCAACTAACCAAATCCAACACTTTAAAAATTCACTTTCCTCTACCCTTGATTTTTTCCATCTCTTCACGGGCCGTCTCGAAATCAAACAACATGAAGATAATACTATCTCATGTTCTATCAAGTGCAACAATAAAGGAGCACTCTTTGTTCATGCTTTAGCCAAAAATATTAGTGTCTCCGACATTCTTAAACCCACTAATTTTCATCTTCCCCCGATTCATCACTCATTATTTTCACTTAACGGAGTTAAAAACTATGAAGGGACCTCACAACCATTACTTGCAATCCAAGTAACAAAATTGGTCGACGGCGTCTTTGTTGGCTTCACACTCAACCACGTGGTTGGTGATGGTAAGTCGTTTTGCCATTTTTCCAATTCGTTGGCCGAAATCTCAAAAGGTTGTCATAAAATATCCAAACTTCCAATATATGAACGATGGTTTCCAATAGATATTGAATATCCCATTCGATTTCCCTTCACAATAGAGCCGCAAAATAGTTACTCTCATAATGAAGGGATTAAACTTAACCTGCCAGAAAGATTATTTCATTTCACAAAAGAAAATATTGCAAAACTAAAATTCAAAGCCAACTTAGAGGCCGGTGCCAAGAAGTTATCTTCTTTGCAAGCAGTTTTCACTCACATTTGGCGTTCTTTTGTACGTTCTAGAAAACTTGACAAACAAACAGAAGTGAGTTTTGTGCTGGATATAGGCGTTAGACCAAGGTTGATTCCTCCTTTGCATGAAGACTATTTTGGTAATGCCGTGATAGATTGCGTGGTTACCATGCAAGCTGGTGAATTATTGGAAGATGGTGGACTTGGTAAAGGTGCATTGAAGATGAATAAGATGATTGCTTTGCACTCGAATGAGAAGTTGAAAAGTGGCTATAGAAATTGGTTGGTAACTCCGAGTTTTATTGTAACACCTGATGATGTGGTGAATAATAATTCATTGGTGATTGGTAGTTCTCCTTGGTTTGATGTTTTTGTTAATGATTTCGGTTGGGGAAAACCAGTGGGGGTTCGAAGTGGGAGTTCGAATAAAAGAAGTGGGAAGGTTTATGTGTATGCAGGTGTAGAAGAAGGTAGTATGGACCTTGAAGTTTGTCTTCCTAATGAAAATTTGGAAGCAATTGGAAATGATCCCGAGTTTATGGATTACGCGTCCAACTACTGTGGCTTCTAA